One Peromyscus leucopus breed LL Stock chromosome 14, UCI_PerLeu_2.1, whole genome shotgun sequence genomic window carries:
- the Syndig1l gene encoding synapse differentiation-inducing gene protein 1-like, which produces MESLSELQNPLLPRSPTHLHSPYPYTEAPASWSCQEKLYSYLLGGAGPSRTHQLLDPGSLQLAVEAWYRPSCLLGKDKVKEPKAGSCETSFTEAREPPVGPTEQGSEPGKTEEDVTIHTVSYGVQEELQGQEDSQEEESDATSTESESEDTFLTLPPRDHLGLTLFSMLCCFWPLGIAAFYFSQGTSKAISKGDFRLASTTSRRALFLATLSIAVGAGLYVAVVVALAAYMSQNGHG; this is translated from the exons ATGGAGAGCCTGAGTGAACTACAGAACCCTCTGCTGCCGAGgagccccacccacctccacagtCCCTACCCCTACACGGAGGCCCCAGCCAGCTGGTCCTGCCAAGAGAAGCTTTATTCCTACCTCCTAGGAGGTGCTGGTCCCTCTCGTACCCATCAGCTCCTAGACCCGGGGTCCCTACAGCTGGCCGTGGAGGCTTGGTATCGGCCCAGCTGCCTCCTGGGGAAGGACAAGGTCAAAGAGCCCAAAGCAGGCAGCTGTGAGACCAGCTTCACCGAGGCCAGGGAGCCCCCAGTGGGGCCCACGGAACAGGGCTCAGAACCTGGTAAAACTGAGGAGGATGTCACCATCCACACTGTGTCCTATGGAGTTCAAGAGGAGCTGCAGGGCCAGGAGGACAGCCAGGAGGAGGAG AGTGATGCGACCTCGACAGAGAGCGAAAGTGAAGACACCTTCCTCACCCTGCCTCCCAGGGACCACTTGGGGCTCACTCTCTTCTCCATGCTGTGTTGCTTCTGGCCGCTGGGTATCGCTGCCTTCTACTTCTCCCAGGGG ACCAGCAAGGCCATCTCCAAAGGGGACTTCCGCCTGGCCAGCACCACCTCCCGCCGGGCCCTCTTCCTGGCCACCCTCTCCATCGCTGTGGGGGCCGGTCTCtatgtggctgtggtggtggctcTGGCTGCTTACATGTCCCAGAATGGCCATGGCTAG